A single Anopheles maculipalpis chromosome 3RL, idAnoMacuDA_375_x, whole genome shotgun sequence DNA region contains:
- the LOC126561824 gene encoding terminal nucleotidyltransferase 5C encodes MISAWINPYNEKCGTLKVPDSYSQRIMDSYHVQAHQQNSYGSNCSNATSRHGAGGAGATTATTTIYTNPHAYPVATFNYATMSYAHSEGGSVSPPPSPRSNSSISSAYSSSSSTTASLAASSGSSSSSASSTSSSSSCISSAGSETGASYEHLDISAQRLAVLSFEQVMKLNDVMNEPVSIHGRGNFPTLEVKLKDLVNIVREKLEAEVVAGGAGMTVKDIRLNGGAASHVLASEPQPYNDLDLIFAVDFSTSRSYDRVKSAVLSSLLDLMPEGVVKRKITQCSLKEAYVGKMVKVNSDGDRWSLISLGNSPGHKNVELKFVDTMRRQFEFSVDSFQIVLDSLLLFYDCAEMPMITENFYPTVVGESVYGDFQEALYHLQKKLISTRQPEEIRGGGLLKYCNLLVRNYVPVDPQRIKTLERYMCSRFFIDFPDIGQQRSKLESYLKNHFFDEGEEHLQHQYLMHLFEVVEQSTVCLMGHERRQTLMLIESLAMEIFYRDQQQQHQQQHTAALISTATTVQSSATHTQQQQQQQQHTTLQLQTQMSHLSLSPQQLSPQSPTLMAHSPNHHQHQAQSQQQQSQQASPQCPTTAQQVQSQQSQQQTQQQSTAITQTQAIALAPQPGLLYANGIYYAPLIPYTQCTCNSWITT; translated from the coding sequence TGCGGAACTTTAAAAGTTCCCGACTCTTACTCCCAACGGATCATGGACAGCTATCATGTACAGGCGCATCAGCAGAACAGTTACGGCAGCAACTGCTCTAATGCCACCAGCCGCCATGGTGCCGGAGGTGCCGGAGCaacgacggcgacgacgacgatctaCACCAATCCACATGCCTACCCGGTGGCCACGTTCAACTATGCGACGATGAGTTACGCTCATTCGGAGGGTGGTTCGGTTTCGCCACCGCCATCACCCCGCTCGAACAGCTCCATTTCGTCGGCGtactcgtcgtcgtcgtcgacgaCCGCCTCCCTGGCGGCATCGTCCGGTTCGTCCTCATCGTCGGCTTCGTCGACCTCGTCCTCATCGTCCTGTATCTCATCGGCTGGCTCCGAGACGGGTGCTTCGTACGAGCACCTGGACATTTCGGCCCAACGGTTGGCAGTGCTGTCCTTCGAGCAGGTGATGAAGCTGAACGACGTGATGAACGAGCCGGTTTCGATACACGGTCGCGGCAACTTCCCGACGCTGGAGGTGAAGCTGAAGGATCTGGTGAACATTGTGCGCGAGAAGCTCGAGGCGGAGGTGGTCGCCGGTGGTGCTGGAATGACGGTAAAGGACATTCGTCTGAACGGCGGTGCAGCTAGTCATGTGTTGGCGTCCGAGCCGCAGCCATACAACGATCTCGATCTGATTTTTGCCGTCGACTTCAGCACCAGCCGGAGTTACGATCGCGTTAAGTCGGCCGTACTGTCCTCGCTGCTTGACCTAATGCCGGAGGGTGTGGTGAAGCGCAAGATCACGCAGTGCTCGCTCAAGGAAGCGTACGTCGGCAAGATGGTGAAGGTGAACAGTGACGGCGATCGCTGGAGTCTCATCTCGCTCGGCAACTCGCCCGGCCACAAGAACGTGGAGCTAAAGTTTGTCGACACGATGCGTCGGCAGTTTGAGTTCAGCGTCGACTCGTTCCAGATCGTGCTCGATTCGCTGCTACTGTTTTACGACTGTGCCGAGATGCCGATGATCACCGAGAATTTCTATCCGACCGTGGTGGGTGAGTCGGTGTATGGCGACTTCCAGGAGGCACTGTACCATCTGCAGAAGAAGCTGATCTCTACGCGCCAACCGGAGGAGATCCGTGGTGGCGGTCTGCTCAAATACTGTAACCTGCTGGTACGAAACTACGTACCGGTCGATCCGCAGCGCATCAAGACGCTCGAGCGGTACATGTGCTCGCGGTTCTTCATTGACTTTCCCGACATCGGACAACAGCGCAGCAAGCTGGAGTCGTACTTGAAGAACCACTTCTTCGACGAGGGTGAGGAGCACCTGCAGCACCAGTACCTGATGCATTTATTCGAAGTCGTCGAGCAGTCGACGGTGTGTCTGATGGGGCACGAGCGCCGCCAGACGCTCATGCTGATCGAATCCCTTGCCATGGAGATCTTTTACcgcgatcagcagcaacaacatcagcaacagcatacCGCTGCTCTGATCAGTACAGCCACCACTGTCCAGTCGTCGGCCACACacactcagcagcagcagcagcaacagcagcataccACGCTTCAGCTCCAGACGCAAATGTCCCATCTGTCGCTGTCGCCCCAACAGCTCTCCCCGCAATCGCCCACCCTGATGGCTCATTCGCCGaaccaccatcagcaccagGCGCaatcgcaacagcagcagtcacAGCAAGCATCTCCACAGTGTCCGACCACGGCACAGCAAGTACAATCGCAGCAGTCGCAGCAACAGACGCAACAACAGTCGACCGCGATCACCCAGACCCAGGCGATCGCACTCGCACCGCAACCGGGACTGTTGTACGCGAACGGAATCTACTACGCTCCGCTCATTCCCTACACCCAGTGCACGTGTAACAGCTGGATAACGACGTGA